One Segnochrobactrum spirostomi genomic window carries:
- a CDS encoding ABC transporter substrate-binding protein, translated as MAKFEMSRRSLLKRSAGVAALAMGAGTPFLNSRAAWAAAQNLASEQLRTIGLSVTVQERILADFKADSGVGSTSGTAATFPDAQTKILSGSTDYDCWEIIAERLPAVETTNNISQIPVSAIPNWSNIRDTFTKVDPKWPEKEQIVGQIWADAAHTQLWMVPAVYNYDSIGYNPDVLSAEEANTWTAIFDSKWKGKSGLNTDPLIAFGQAVLAMNSLGLMNAPDPANPTVEQIDEAAKFLISKKKDGQFRALWGDFGELVNLLASGEMVVCDAWQPAVMAVKAQGKPCKYAVPKEGYRAWAIGPTLIASSPNKDAVYAYANYWLSGKPGITVSEQGYYSPSTNIEKVMDPNKYAFWYEGKPWVGPAERGIKPGDLRDGGSLKERASNVAYWHQWPDEYDHLIQKWDEFLNA; from the coding sequence ATGGCCAAGTTCGAGATGAGCAGGCGCTCCCTGCTGAAGCGCTCCGCCGGCGTGGCGGCGCTCGCCATGGGCGCCGGAACGCCGTTCCTGAATTCCCGTGCGGCGTGGGCGGCGGCGCAGAACCTCGCGAGCGAGCAACTGCGCACCATCGGTCTCTCGGTGACGGTGCAGGAGCGCATCCTCGCCGACTTCAAGGCGGACTCCGGCGTCGGCTCGACCTCCGGCACCGCCGCGACCTTCCCCGACGCGCAGACCAAGATCCTGTCCGGCTCGACCGACTACGATTGCTGGGAGATCATCGCCGAGCGCCTGCCGGCGGTCGAGACCACCAACAACATCTCCCAGATCCCGGTATCGGCGATCCCGAACTGGTCGAACATCCGCGACACCTTCACCAAGGTCGATCCGAAGTGGCCGGAGAAGGAGCAGATCGTCGGCCAGATCTGGGCCGACGCCGCTCACACCCAGCTCTGGATGGTGCCGGCGGTCTACAACTACGACTCGATCGGCTACAATCCCGACGTCCTGAGCGCTGAAGAAGCAAACACTTGGACGGCGATCTTCGATTCGAAGTGGAAGGGCAAGTCGGGTCTCAACACCGATCCGCTGATCGCCTTCGGCCAGGCCGTTCTGGCGATGAACTCGCTCGGGCTGATGAACGCGCCCGACCCGGCGAACCCGACCGTCGAGCAGATCGACGAAGCCGCGAAGTTCCTCATCTCGAAGAAGAAGGACGGCCAGTTCCGCGCCCTCTGGGGCGACTTCGGAGAGCTCGTCAACCTCCTCGCCTCCGGCGAGATGGTCGTGTGCGACGCCTGGCAGCCGGCGGTGATGGCGGTCAAAGCTCAGGGCAAGCCCTGCAAATATGCCGTGCCGAAGGAAGGCTACCGCGCCTGGGCGATCGGTCCCACCCTCATCGCCTCGTCGCCGAACAAGGACGCCGTCTACGCGTACGCCAATTATTGGCTGTCGGGTAAGCCGGGCATCACCGTGTCGGAGCAGGGCTACTACTCGCCGAGCACCAACATCGAGAAGGTGATGGACCCGAACAAGTACGCCTTCTGGTACGAGGGCAAGCCTTGGGTCGGGCCGGCCGAACGCGGCATCAAGCCGGGCGACCTGCGCGACGGCGGCTCGCTCAAGGAGCGCGCCTCGAACGTCGCCTACTGGCACCAGTGGCCGGACGAGTACGACCACCTCATCCAGAAGTGGGACGAGTTCCTCAACGCCTGA